The following are encoded together in the Dehalococcoidales bacterium genome:
- a CDS encoding RidA family protein has translation MARKEFIIHPTRADLPYSAAVRSGDFIFVSGTLGHVDAAGNPINGIAAQTIQCLENLNRTLETAGVSLGDVVKTTVFLSNFDDFAAMNEAYVKYFPESRPARSTAIAALVRREALVEIECVVYKP, from the coding sequence ATGGCAAGAAAAGAATTCATTATCCATCCCACGCGGGCAGACCTGCCCTATTCGGCAGCGGTACGCAGCGGCGACTTCATCTTTGTTTCCGGCACTTTAGGTCATGTTGACGCCGCCGGCAATCCGATTAACGGGATAGCCGCTCAAACCATCCAGTGCCTGGAAAACCTGAACCGGACGCTGGAAACCGCCGGGGTCTCCCTGGGTGATGTGGTGAAGACGACCGTTTTTCTAAGCAACTTTGACGATTTTGCGGCTATGAATGAAGCCTATGTAAAATACTTCCCGGAATCACGCCCGGCCCGCTCCACGGCGATAGCCGCTCTGGTACGCCGGGAGGCGCTTGTTGAGATTGAGTGCGTGGTTTACAAGCCGTAG